The Engraulis encrasicolus isolate BLACKSEA-1 chromosome 4, IST_EnEncr_1.0, whole genome shotgun sequence genome includes a window with the following:
- the LOC134447717 gene encoding troponin I, fast skeletal muscle-like has protein sequence MSDKKMTSSRRHYLKSLLLQIAQGLLEAEAEQLAEEKEAFLSQNCPTLSLPTKMEELQLMCKKYHQSIEKVDEERYDMEAKVTKTNKEIDDLKLQVIDLKGKFKKPALKKVRMSADQMLQALLGSKHKVTMDLRSNLKQVKKEVKVEETSDWRANIEDKKDRKKMFMEV, from the exons ATGTCTGA CAAAAAGATGACCTCAAGCCGCCGGCATTACCTGAAG AGCTTGTTGCTCCAGATTGCTCAGGGCCTGCTGGAGGCCGAGGCCGAGCAGCTTGCTGAGGAGAAGGAAGCGTTTCTGTCCCAGAACTGCCCGACACTGAGTCTGCCAACAAAAATGGAGGAACTGCAG CTTATGTGCAAGAAATACCACCAGAGCATTGAAAAGGTCGACGAGGAGAGGTATGACATGGAGGCCAAGGTTACTAAGACTAACAAGGAG ATTGATGATCTGAAGCTCCAAGTGATTGACCTGAAGGGCAAGTTCAAGAAGCCAGCTCTGAAGAAAGTGCGTATGTCCGCCGATCAGATGCTTCAGGCTCTGCTGGGCTCCAAGCACAAGGTCACTATGGATCTGAGGAGCAACCTGAAGCAGGTCAAGAAGGAGGTCAAGGTTGAGGAG ACTTCTGACTGGCGTGCAAACATTGAGGACAAGAAGGACAGGAAGAAGATGTTCATGGAAGTCTAA
- the LOC134447711 gene encoding troponin I, fast skeletal muscle-like: MSEKKMPSSRKYALKSLMLSIAQAKLNQEAEDKIQERKNYMEEHCPPLNLPYGVQELQELIKKIHGSIDKIDEERYDLAAKSLKGAGEVEDLRFKITDLKGMKKPALKKVRMSADQMLQALLGSKHKVNLDLRANLKQVKKEVKQETAEAVGDWRANIEEKKDRKKMFEGAEA, encoded by the exons ATGTCTGA GAAAAAGATGCCCTCGAGCCGCAAATATGCTCTGAAG AGCTTGATGCTTTCGATTGCTCAGGCCAAGCTGAATCAAGAGGCTGAGGATAAAATTCAGGAGAGGAAGAATTACATGGAGGAACACTGCCCTCCTCTCAATCTCCCATATGGTGTACAAGAACTCCAG GAATTAATCAAGAAAATCCATGGAAGCATTGACAAGATCGATGAGGAGAGATATGACTTGGCGGCAAAGTCACTCAAAGGAGCTGGAGAG GTTGAAGACCTGAGGTTTAAGATCACAGACTTGAAAGGCATGAAGAAGCCAGCTCTGAAGAAAGTGCGTATGTCCGCTGACCAGATGCTTCAGGCTCTGCTGGGCTCCAAACACAAGGTCAACTTGGATCTCAGAGCTAATCTGAAGCAGGTCAAGAAGGAGGTCAAGCAGGAG ACTGCAGAGGCAGTTGGTGACTGGCGTGCGAACATTGAGGAAAAGAAGGACAGGAAGAAGATGTTTGAGGGCGCTGAGGCATAA
- the LOC134447713 gene encoding troponin I, fast skeletal muscle-like isoform X2: MSEKKMTSSRRHHLKSVMLQIAAQRLEDEAADIAASREQHLSDNCGDFSLPSTVEELQKLCKEYHSKCDKVDEDRYDAEAKVTKNDKEIDELKFKVKEMKGMKKPALKKVRMSADQMLQALLGSKHKVTMDLRSNLKQVKKEVKVEEASDWRANIEDKKDRKKMFEGAEA; this comes from the exons ATGTCTGA GAAAAAGATGACATCGAGCCGCAGGCATCACCTTAAG AGCGTGATGCTGCAGATTGCTGCTCAGCGATTGGAAGATGAGGCAGCTGATATCGCCGCTTCCAGGGAGCAGCACTTGAGCGACAACTGTGGTGACTTCTCTCTCCCCAGCACTGTGGAGGAGCTGCag AAACTGTGCAAAGAGTACCACTCGAAGTGCGACAAAGTTGATGAGGACAGATATGACGCAGAGGCTAAAGTAACCAAGAATGACAAAGAG ATTGATGAGCTCAAGTTCAAGGTCAAGGAAATGAAGGGTATGAAGAAGCCAGCTCTGAAGAAAGTGCGTATGTCCGCTGACCAGATGCTTCAGGCTCTGCTGGGCTCCAAACACAAGGTCACTATGGATCTGAGGAGCAACCTGAAGCAGGTCAAGAAGGAGGTCAAGGTTGAGGAG GCTTCTGACTGGCGTGCAAACATTGAGGACAAGAAGGACAGGAAGAAGATGTTTGAGGGCGCTGAGGCGTAA
- the LOC134447713 gene encoding troponin I, fast skeletal muscle-like isoform X1, producing the protein MWLLTDVLVIFPLPSQSVMLQIAAQRLEDEAADIAASREQHLSDNCGDFSLPSTVEELQKLCKEYHSKCDKVDEDRYDAEAKVTKNDKEIDELKFKVKEMKGMKKPALKKVRMSADQMLQALLGSKHKVTMDLRSNLKQVKKEVKVEEASDWRANIEDKKDRKKMFEGAEA; encoded by the exons ATGTGGTTACTGACAGATGTtcttgttatttttcctcttccttCCCAGAGCGTGATGCTGCAGATTGCTGCTCAGCGATTGGAAGATGAGGCAGCTGATATCGCCGCTTCCAGGGAGCAGCACTTGAGCGACAACTGTGGTGACTTCTCTCTCCCCAGCACTGTGGAGGAGCTGCag AAACTGTGCAAAGAGTACCACTCGAAGTGCGACAAAGTTGATGAGGACAGATATGACGCAGAGGCTAAAGTAACCAAGAATGACAAAGAG ATTGATGAGCTCAAGTTCAAGGTCAAGGAAATGAAGGGTATGAAGAAGCCAGCTCTGAAGAAAGTGCGTATGTCCGCTGACCAGATGCTTCAGGCTCTGCTGGGCTCCAAACACAAGGTCACTATGGATCTGAGGAGCAACCTGAAGCAGGTCAAGAAGGAGGTCAAGGTTGAGGAG GCTTCTGACTGGCGTGCAAACATTGAGGACAAGAAGGACAGGAAGAAGATGTTTGAGGGCGCTGAGGCGTAA
- the LOC134447716 gene encoding troponin I, fast skeletal muscle-like: MSEKKMTSSRKHHLKSVMLAIAATRLDQEAADLIAAKEAYLNERCPALSMPDALEELQKLCKELHSKIDKVDEERYDVDATATKGQKAVDDLKINVTELKGMKKPALKKVRMSADQMLQALLGSKHKVTMDLRSNLKQVKKEVKVEEAGDWRANIDDKKDRKSMFEGAEA, encoded by the exons ATGTCTGA GAAGAAGATGACATCGAGCCGCAAGCATCACCTGAAG AGTGTGATGCTCGCAATTGCGGCTACGCGTCTGGATCAGGAGGCAGCTGACCTTATAGCAGCCAAGGAGGCCTACCTGAATGAGCGCTGCCCTGCCCTCAGCATGCCCGATGCTTTGGAGGAGCTTCAG AAACTCTGCAAAGAGCTTCATTCAAAGATTGACAAAGTTGATGAGGAGAGATACGATGTTGATGCCACAGCCACCAAGGGACAAAAAGCG GTTGACGACCTTAAGATCAACGTAACAGAATTGAAGGGTATGAAGAAGCCTGCACTGAAGAAAGTGCGTATGTCCGCTGACCAGATGCTTCAGGCTCTGCTGGGCTCCAAACACAAGGTCACTATGGATCTGAGGAGCAACCTGAAGCAGGTCAAGAAGGAGGTCAAGGTTGAGGAG GCTGGTGACTGGCGTGCGAACATTGATGACAAGAAGGACAGGAAGAGCATGTTTGAGGGCGCTGAGGCATAA